The following proteins are encoded in a genomic region of Hyalangium minutum:
- a CDS encoding putative Ig domain-containing protein produces the protein MSPARLLAVLLFSTLLACTGDNPPASQGPALPATSLGESTVGAPFSRSLASTQGAAPLSYAAQGLPPGITLDAQTGALSGSATAAGSFTVDASVTDAASRSDQRSYPLVVLEAPRFVTASLPSATLAATYVTRVEASGGKAPLVYAFRSGSFPPGLSIDASGTLSGTPSLVGTFSFELSATDAYGSVARAPFTLVVSASLPTVITTELPVAHVSRDYRFTLAAAGGTPPYSWSKLEGSLPAGLDLSSTGELSGAPSTAGTFSFIAEARDARGQPAQRTLSLTVVPALTVTTGSLPDGYHGVAYSADIEASGGVAPYSYTVVTGSLPAGIDVDTSGHFSGTPAASGTFGLTLTVQDSSQQSLTRAFPLTVYELPGFATTSLRDGALGTAYSETLQPTGGKAPFTYRLIVGSLPSGLQLQGNALTGTPTALGTASFTLEIRDANNQMGTRAFTLRVLSTLAISTTALPEGDTGRPYSAQLAATGGNGTLSWSTTGTLPSGLSLSSSGLLNGTPTAAGSFTFTARVTDALSQTDSRALTVVVQGPPVITSAVDDAYVGVPYTFTLAASGGRAPFSWSITDSPPPGLALSSSGVLSGNVSYGDTFSFTVRVTDSLGRTQTRVLSLTAYLQPSVDTFSLNDGYVSESYAQLVTALNGKPPYTFSVSSGSLPAGLTLASSGALSGTPSSAGTATLDIQVRDANGQTATRTLSLSVYTLPTFVTTSLPEATRGVYYSQWLVLSGGRPVFYCFVESGSLPDGIGLDSSGHIWGATSSTADSTFTIRCIDSNNHSAVQTYTIAIYNPPIILTSVLPVATVGMPYSFVPAFTGNRPPFLWTYDGTLPPGLSVGTDGSISGTPTAAGSWSLNVVLQDSRGSTDSRFFFLDVDGSAPDGGAPDGGFPDGGSPDGGFPDGGSQPDGGTPPPFESLFMMGHWNIEWFGSATQGPPRSTSPGGTPDDLQIANAANVLGGTGMDLWGLVEMVDTPAFNALKAQLPGYDGFLSNDPRVAFGSSYYSPSEQKLGVLYNNKLVYQSATLILLGAATDFGGRPPMRVDFLVSIHGVPTPLTVIILHMKAFEDQASYDKRQRASTALKNYLDANLPTRHVFVVGDWNDDVDVSITNGSTGTPLPTPYEGFVADPGHYTFVTRPLSLAGENSTVDFPDMIDHTLASDEVMADYVPYSAQVIRPIWISDYSGTTSDHYPVFSQYDFGSGSSGPVTLTAPAGGSYSGGSTVLITWTPPSGFGPAWLEYSLDDGSTWNTVASISDSSVTSYVWTVPNVNTTTAYLRIREDQAPWRSDITDVPMSFVYAPPNRVFINEYLANEPSGTLPDGGVGALVDYEFVELVNSSSQPKDISGWTIWDGATSVGARHVFSAGTVLQPGKAWVVYGGPTAFPPGTPNTEAASSGRLGLNNTGTDFVTLRDASGTLVDEATYSSTVDNVSYNRSVDANPDVGFVLHTAISPLSSSAGSHANGTPF, from the coding sequence ATGTCTCCCGCGCGTCTCTTGGCCGTTCTGCTGTTCTCCACACTCCTCGCCTGCACTGGAGACAACCCGCCCGCGTCCCAGGGCCCCGCGCTCCCCGCCACCTCTCTGGGCGAGAGCACCGTCGGCGCCCCCTTCTCCCGCAGCCTCGCCTCCACGCAGGGGGCCGCGCCGCTCTCCTACGCCGCGCAGGGGCTGCCCCCGGGCATCACGCTCGACGCGCAGACGGGAGCCCTCTCCGGCTCGGCCACCGCCGCTGGCAGCTTCACCGTCGACGCCTCCGTCACGGATGCCGCGAGCCGCTCGGATCAGCGGAGCTACCCGCTCGTCGTCCTCGAGGCGCCGCGCTTCGTCACCGCCTCGCTCCCGTCCGCCACCCTGGCGGCCACCTATGTGACCCGCGTCGAGGCCTCGGGCGGCAAGGCGCCCCTCGTCTATGCATTCCGCAGCGGGTCCTTTCCCCCCGGGCTCTCCATCGACGCGTCCGGAACCCTGAGCGGCACACCCTCGCTGGTGGGCACTTTCTCCTTCGAGCTCTCCGCCACTGACGCCTACGGCTCCGTGGCCCGTGCCCCGTTCACCCTCGTGGTCAGCGCCTCGCTGCCCACGGTCATCACGACCGAGCTGCCCGTCGCGCATGTCTCGCGGGACTACCGCTTCACACTGGCGGCGGCTGGAGGCACCCCGCCCTACTCCTGGAGCAAGCTCGAGGGCTCGCTGCCCGCGGGCCTCGACCTGTCCTCCACCGGCGAGCTCTCCGGCGCACCCTCCACCGCTGGCACCTTCTCCTTCATCGCCGAGGCCCGCGACGCCCGAGGCCAACCCGCGCAGCGCACGCTCTCCCTCACCGTCGTCCCGGCCCTCACCGTCACCACCGGGAGCCTGCCGGATGGCTACCACGGCGTGGCGTACTCGGCGGACATCGAGGCCTCGGGCGGCGTTGCTCCCTACAGCTATACCGTCGTCACTGGCTCGCTGCCCGCGGGCATCGATGTGGACACCTCGGGCCACTTCTCTGGAACGCCTGCGGCCTCCGGCACGTTCGGCCTCACCCTCACCGTCCAGGACTCTTCGCAGCAGTCCCTCACCCGCGCCTTCCCGCTGACCGTCTACGAGCTGCCGGGCTTTGCCACCACCTCCCTACGGGACGGAGCGCTGGGTACGGCCTACTCCGAGACGCTCCAGCCCACGGGTGGAAAGGCTCCCTTCACCTACCGGCTCATCGTCGGCTCGCTCCCGTCCGGGCTGCAGCTCCAAGGCAATGCCCTCACTGGCACGCCCACTGCCCTCGGCACGGCCTCCTTCACGCTCGAGATCCGCGACGCCAACAACCAGATGGGCACCCGGGCCTTCACGCTGCGAGTGCTCAGCACGCTGGCCATCTCCACCACCGCACTGCCAGAGGGAGACACCGGCCGGCCCTACAGCGCGCAGCTCGCCGCCACGGGAGGGAATGGCACCCTCTCCTGGAGCACCACCGGCACGCTGCCTTCCGGGCTCTCACTCTCCAGCAGCGGCCTGCTGAACGGCACGCCGACGGCGGCCGGAAGCTTCACCTTCACCGCGCGCGTCACGGATGCCCTGAGCCAGACGGACAGCCGGGCGTTGACCGTCGTCGTCCAGGGCCCTCCGGTCATCACCTCGGCGGTGGACGATGCGTACGTGGGGGTACCCTACACGTTTACGCTCGCCGCGAGCGGGGGGCGCGCGCCCTTCTCGTGGAGCATCACGGACTCACCGCCGCCGGGCCTGGCGCTCTCCTCCAGCGGCGTCCTCTCCGGCAACGTGTCCTATGGGGACACCTTCTCCTTCACCGTCCGCGTCACGGACAGCCTCGGCCGGACGCAGACGCGCGTTCTGTCCCTCACCGCCTACTTGCAGCCCTCCGTCGACACGTTCTCCTTGAACGACGGCTACGTCTCCGAGTCCTACGCTCAGCTCGTCACCGCGTTGAATGGGAAGCCGCCGTACACCTTCTCCGTGTCCTCGGGCTCGCTGCCGGCCGGGCTCACCCTGGCATCCTCCGGAGCGCTCTCCGGGACGCCCTCCAGCGCGGGCACGGCCACCTTGGACATCCAGGTGCGCGACGCCAACGGGCAAACCGCCACGCGGACGCTCTCGCTGTCCGTCTACACGCTGCCCACCTTCGTCACCACCTCGCTGCCAGAGGCCACCCGCGGGGTGTACTACTCCCAGTGGCTCGTCCTCTCCGGCGGCAGGCCCGTCTTCTACTGCTTCGTGGAGTCCGGCTCCCTGCCCGACGGCATCGGCCTCGACTCCAGCGGGCACATCTGGGGCGCTACTTCCAGCACCGCCGACTCCACGTTCACCATCCGCTGCATCGACTCCAACAACCACTCGGCGGTTCAGACGTACACGATCGCCATCTATAACCCGCCGATCATCCTCACGAGCGTGCTGCCCGTGGCCACGGTGGGCATGCCGTACAGCTTCGTCCCCGCTTTCACAGGCAACCGGCCTCCCTTCCTGTGGACCTACGACGGCACGCTGCCCCCGGGCCTCTCCGTGGGCACGGATGGCTCGATCTCCGGGACTCCCACGGCTGCTGGCTCCTGGAGCCTCAACGTCGTCCTCCAGGACAGCAGGGGGTCCACGGACTCTCGCTTCTTCTTCCTGGATGTAGACGGCTCAGCGCCGGATGGTGGCGCTCCCGATGGCGGCTTCCCGGACGGTGGCTCCCCGGACGGCGGCTTCCCGGACGGTGGCTCGCAGCCCGATGGCGGCACGCCTCCCCCGTTCGAAAGCCTCTTCATGATGGGCCACTGGAACATCGAGTGGTTCGGCAGCGCCACCCAGGGCCCGCCTCGCTCCACCTCGCCGGGCGGAACGCCGGACGACCTGCAGATCGCCAATGCCGCCAATGTGCTCGGCGGCACGGGCATGGACCTGTGGGGATTGGTGGAGATGGTCGACACCCCCGCCTTCAACGCCCTCAAGGCCCAGCTGCCCGGCTACGACGGCTTCCTCTCCAATGATCCGCGCGTCGCCTTCGGCTCCAGCTACTACTCGCCCTCCGAGCAGAAGCTGGGCGTGCTCTACAACAACAAGCTCGTCTACCAGAGCGCCACGCTGATCCTCCTCGGGGCCGCGACGGACTTCGGCGGCAGGCCCCCCATGCGGGTGGACTTCCTCGTCTCCATCCACGGCGTACCCACGCCGCTCACGGTGATCATCCTCCACATGAAGGCCTTCGAGGATCAGGCCTCGTACGACAAGCGCCAGCGCGCGAGCACCGCGCTCAAGAACTACCTGGACGCGAACCTGCCCACCCGGCACGTGTTCGTCGTGGGCGACTGGAACGACGACGTGGACGTGTCCATCACGAACGGCTCCACCGGCACCCCGCTGCCCACCCCGTACGAGGGCTTCGTCGCGGACCCGGGCCACTACACCTTCGTCACCCGGCCGCTGTCGCTGGCGGGCGAGAACTCCACCGTCGACTTCCCGGACATGATTGACCACACGCTGGCCTCCGACGAGGTGATGGCGGACTACGTGCCCTACTCGGCCCAGGTGATCCGCCCCATCTGGATCTCCGACTACTCCGGCACCACCAGCGACCACTATCCCGTGTTCAGCCAGTATGATTTTGGCAGCGGCTCCTCGGGCCCGGTCACCCTTACCGCCCCTGCCGGCGGCAGCTACTCCGGCGGCAGCACGGTCCTCATCACCTGGACGCCTCCGTCCGGCTTCGGCCCCGCCTGGCTCGAGTACAGCCTGGACGATGGCAGCACCTGGAACACGGTGGCCTCGATCTCGGATTCGAGCGTCACGAGCTACGTGTGGACCGTGCCCAACGTGAACACCACCACGGCGTACCTGCGCATCCGCGAGGATCAGGCGCCGTGGCGCTCGGACATCACCGATGTCCCGATGTCCTTCGTCTACGCGCCGCCCAACCGCGTCTTCATCAACGAGTACCTCGCCAACGAGCCCTCCGGCACGCTGCCGGACGGCGGCGTCGGAGCGCTGGTGGACTACGAGTTCGTGGAGCTCGTCAACTCGAGCTCGCAGCCCAAGGACATCTCCGGCTGGACGATCTGGGATGGCGCCACCAGCGTGGGCGCGCGCCACGTGTTCTCCGCGGGCACGGTGCTGCAGCCGGGCAAGGCCTGGGTTGTCTATGGAGGCCCCACGGCCTTCCCGCCCGGCACGCCGAACACGGAGGCGGCCTCCAGCGGGCGGCTCGGCCTGAACAACACGGGCACCGACTTCGTCACCCTGAGGGACGCGTCGGGCACGCTCGTGGACGAGGCCACCTATTCGAGCACCGTGGACAACGTCTCCTACAACCGCTCGGTGGACGCCAACCCGGACGTCGGCTTCGTCCTGCACACGGCCATCAGCCCGCTTTCGTCCTCGGCGGGCTCCCACGCCAACGGCACGCCCTTCTAG
- a CDS encoding SIMPL domain-containing protein: MKLSRWMTALALLTSFSALAQPRTTPEPRSAPNPAVRTLRVEGKGEAKAEPDEAWVDLAVETVGNTAKAAGEENARKMERVIAALTGAGIPRKEIDTRNYSVYPEYAQPAPNAEPKLRGYRANNTVSVHVRELPRLGDLIDRAIASGANRVDGVRFALSKQDAVYAEALRQAVERGRKTAEVLAASLGVRLGGVLEVSTVSEPPHVYPARMAMMEAGDKSAPTTPILPEEQTVQAQVTLIYAIEGTR; the protein is encoded by the coding sequence ATGAAGCTCTCCCGATGGATGACGGCACTGGCCCTGCTCACCAGCTTCTCCGCCCTGGCCCAGCCGAGAACCACCCCCGAGCCCCGCTCCGCTCCCAATCCCGCCGTGCGCACCCTGCGCGTTGAAGGCAAGGGGGAGGCGAAGGCCGAACCCGACGAGGCCTGGGTGGACCTCGCGGTGGAGACCGTGGGCAACACCGCCAAGGCCGCCGGTGAGGAGAACGCCCGGAAGATGGAGCGGGTCATCGCCGCGCTCACCGGCGCGGGCATCCCCCGCAAGGAAATCGACACCCGCAACTACTCCGTCTACCCCGAGTACGCGCAGCCCGCTCCCAACGCCGAGCCCAAGCTGCGCGGCTACCGCGCCAACAACACCGTCTCCGTGCACGTGCGTGAGCTGCCCCGCCTGGGAGACCTCATCGATCGGGCCATCGCCTCCGGGGCCAACCGCGTGGACGGCGTGCGCTTCGCCCTGAGCAAGCAGGACGCCGTGTACGCCGAGGCCCTGCGCCAGGCGGTGGAGCGCGGCCGGAAGACGGCCGAGGTGCTGGCCGCGTCTCTCGGGGTGCGGCTCGGCGGGGTGCTGGAGGTCAGCACGGTCTCCGAGCCTCCGCACGTCTACCCCGCCCGCATGGCCATGATGGAGGCCGGAGACAAGAGCGCCCCCACCACCCCCATCCTCCCCGAGGAGCAGACCGTCCAGGCCCAGGTCACGCTCATCTACGCCATCGAGGGCACGCGCTAG
- a CDS encoding sigma 54-interacting transcriptional regulator: MARLVAMFGPCRGIARELDSPLVIGRAAEGGLLLQDDKVSREHCVIEPIGPAGHVLRDLGSRNGTWLNSQLLKETTRLRPGDHISVGESVLVYEPSFDALRARDGESTLVLTRTRPETARGLIPPTKEALSRAGELALRAAVASSAEVAAGIVLEALDSALQPTALTVLRVAPNGVLHPLLARPVGAHLTLSRELVNAALKLGHALTMSESQVRTETDNLLTRVRQGHAHVLYAPLYTGGSPAGALCILRDTPFTDEELALTGALAGAAGPSLCPPPPAPPAPSTLIESQPVAESTAMREAMRQAAAAAPAQSTLLLTGEVGTGKEEVARAIHALSPRSRGPFIAVNCSAIPAELAESELFGHEKGAHTSTANGRAGVFEQADGGTLFLDEVGHLPAPLQLKLLGVLQDRIVHRVGGRAGIPVDVRVVAATQRPLIEEVRAQRFREDLYWRLNVTRIHLPPLRDSPEDILPLAERFLARMGPQLGLRAEGFTQEARSALRTCPWPGNARQLANAIERALLLKEPGPLIGLLDLPPEVLAPERGGSSLSAGGSLAEVVRKVEREHIVLALKRTQGAKPAAAEALGLSPAALDQKIEEYGLKLVE; encoded by the coding sequence GTGGCGAGACTGGTGGCGATGTTCGGCCCCTGCCGGGGCATAGCGAGAGAGCTGGATTCCCCCCTCGTTATCGGCCGGGCGGCCGAAGGGGGGCTCCTGCTCCAAGATGACAAGGTCAGCCGGGAGCACTGTGTCATCGAACCCATTGGCCCCGCGGGCCATGTGCTGCGGGACCTGGGCTCGCGCAACGGGACGTGGCTCAACAGCCAGCTCCTCAAGGAGACGACCCGGCTGCGCCCCGGGGACCACATCTCCGTGGGCGAGAGCGTCCTGGTGTACGAGCCCTCGTTTGATGCCCTGCGTGCCCGGGACGGCGAATCCACCCTCGTCCTCACCCGCACTCGGCCGGAGACGGCCCGCGGTCTCATCCCTCCCACGAAAGAGGCCCTGTCCCGCGCCGGAGAGCTGGCCCTGCGCGCCGCGGTTGCCTCCTCCGCCGAGGTCGCCGCGGGCATCGTCCTGGAGGCGCTCGACTCGGCCCTCCAGCCCACCGCGCTCACCGTGCTGCGCGTGGCCCCCAATGGTGTGCTCCACCCGCTGCTGGCCCGGCCCGTGGGGGCCCACCTCACGCTGAGCCGGGAGCTGGTGAACGCGGCGCTGAAGCTCGGCCATGCGCTGACCATGTCCGAGAGCCAGGTCCGGACCGAGACGGACAACCTCCTGACGCGCGTGCGCCAGGGCCACGCCCACGTCCTCTACGCCCCGCTCTACACGGGCGGCTCTCCCGCTGGCGCGCTCTGCATCCTCCGGGACACGCCCTTCACCGATGAGGAGCTGGCGCTCACGGGAGCGCTCGCCGGAGCCGCGGGGCCCTCGCTGTGCCCACCGCCTCCCGCACCGCCCGCCCCGAGCACCCTCATCGAGTCCCAGCCCGTGGCCGAGAGCACCGCCATGCGCGAAGCCATGCGCCAGGCCGCCGCCGCCGCGCCGGCGCAGTCCACCCTCCTCCTCACCGGAGAGGTGGGCACGGGCAAGGAGGAAGTGGCGCGCGCCATCCACGCCCTGAGCCCCCGCTCGCGAGGCCCCTTCATCGCCGTCAACTGCAGCGCCATCCCCGCCGAGCTGGCCGAGAGCGAGCTGTTCGGCCACGAGAAGGGCGCCCACACCAGCACGGCGAACGGCCGCGCGGGCGTCTTCGAGCAAGCGGACGGCGGCACCCTCTTCCTCGACGAGGTGGGGCATCTGCCCGCGCCGCTCCAGCTGAAGCTGCTGGGCGTGCTGCAGGACCGCATCGTGCACCGCGTGGGCGGACGCGCGGGCATCCCCGTGGACGTGCGCGTGGTGGCCGCCACCCAGCGCCCCCTCATCGAGGAGGTGCGCGCGCAGCGCTTCCGCGAGGACCTCTACTGGCGGCTCAACGTGACGCGCATCCACCTGCCGCCGCTGAGAGACAGTCCCGAGGACATTCTCCCCCTGGCCGAGCGCTTCCTGGCGCGCATGGGCCCGCAGCTCGGCCTCCGCGCCGAGGGCTTCACGCAGGAGGCCCGGAGCGCCCTGCGCACCTGCCCCTGGCCCGGCAACGCGCGCCAGCTCGCCAATGCCATCGAGCGCGCGCTGCTGCTCAAGGAGCCGGGCCCGCTCATCGGCCTGTTGGATCTGCCCCCCGAAGTGCTGGCCCCCGAACGGGGGGGCTCCTCGCTCTCCGCAGGAGGCTCACTGGCCGAGGTGGTGCGGAAGGTGGAGCGCGAGCACATCGTCCTGGCGCTGAAGCGGACCCAGGGCGCGAAGCCCGCCGCGGCCGAGGCCCTGGGGCTCTCTCCGGCGGCGCTCGATCAGAAGATTGAAGAGTACGGCCTCAAGCTGGTCGAA
- a CDS encoding methyl-accepting chemotaxis protein, with amino-acid sequence MGSVLLLLSDVLSVGLGSAVEAPRLLSVIAARLVCLLLPVCLLGAMKHFPEWHVGPRVGVAFAGAWLVLSQAAFYSAGTQRSVPHAALLVWSLFFMPLVLPLRAQARGLFYGFLIASYAVLELTVDPGYPLAQRLLGIAMLGGVAGGVGWSLERVLHGLRGHFFLKQEMVTTVRALEESHLRVGKAAETIGELVEKLRDSTLELSSESSRARSETARIATASERVATMARAASERAAGAGSIVSQATGHTQRIDEEMNRVESGVNGIGQAIWDTESSLEALATSARQIVEFTQTLQEFANQTDVLALNAAMEAARAGDAGRSFSVVAREVRRLAEASKDSSVKIHEVMQGTRTQLESALQGMAALRANTRQFESSFTDARKTLEAIRQIVTQIEKLMGSTVMDAQEQAGATGNISAGAAQLQRLIDSHAQMSQDVAITADRLGQLAEALRDMLPKKEPAPAVPAPQPVAPPAAPLPSRPVVA; translated from the coding sequence ATGGGTAGTGTGCTCTTGTTGCTGTCGGATGTGCTGAGCGTGGGCCTCGGATCGGCGGTAGAGGCCCCCCGCTTGCTGTCCGTCATCGCCGCTCGCCTGGTGTGCCTGCTGCTGCCCGTCTGCCTGCTCGGGGCGATGAAGCACTTCCCGGAGTGGCATGTAGGGCCTCGGGTGGGGGTGGCGTTCGCGGGGGCCTGGCTGGTGCTCAGCCAGGCGGCCTTCTATTCCGCGGGCACGCAGCGCAGCGTGCCCCATGCGGCGCTGCTGGTGTGGAGCCTCTTCTTCATGCCCCTGGTGCTGCCGCTGCGCGCCCAGGCGCGCGGCCTCTTCTATGGCTTCCTGATAGCGAGCTACGCGGTGCTGGAGCTGACGGTGGATCCGGGCTACCCGCTGGCGCAGCGGCTGCTGGGCATCGCCATGCTGGGCGGGGTGGCGGGGGGCGTTGGCTGGTCCCTGGAGCGAGTGCTGCACGGGCTGCGGGGGCACTTCTTCCTCAAGCAGGAGATGGTCACCACGGTGCGGGCGCTGGAGGAGTCTCACCTGCGGGTGGGCAAGGCGGCCGAGACGATTGGCGAGCTGGTGGAGAAGTTGAGGGACTCGACGCTGGAGCTGTCGAGCGAGTCCTCGCGGGCGCGCTCGGAGACGGCGCGGATTGCCACCGCGAGCGAGCGGGTGGCCACCATGGCGAGGGCGGCCTCGGAGCGGGCCGCGGGGGCGGGCAGCATCGTCTCGCAGGCCACCGGGCACACCCAGCGCATCGACGAGGAGATGAACCGGGTGGAGAGCGGGGTGAACGGCATCGGCCAGGCCATCTGGGACACGGAGTCCAGCCTGGAGGCGCTGGCCACGAGCGCGCGGCAGATTGTGGAGTTCACCCAGACGCTGCAGGAGTTCGCCAACCAGACGGACGTGCTGGCGCTGAACGCCGCGATGGAGGCGGCGCGCGCGGGCGATGCGGGGCGGAGCTTCTCGGTGGTGGCGCGCGAGGTGCGGCGGCTGGCGGAGGCCTCCAAGGACAGCTCGGTGAAGATTCACGAGGTGATGCAGGGCACGCGCACGCAGTTGGAGTCGGCGCTGCAGGGCATGGCGGCCCTCCGCGCGAACACGCGGCAGTTCGAGAGCAGCTTCACGGACGCGCGCAAGACGCTGGAGGCCATCCGGCAGATCGTCACGCAAATTGAGAAGCTGATGGGCTCCACGGTGATGGATGCGCAGGAGCAGGCGGGGGCCACGGGGAACATCTCGGCGGGGGCGGCGCAGCTGCAGCGGCTGATCGACTCGCACGCGCAGATGAGCCAGGACGTGGCCATCACCGCGGACCGACTGGGGCAACTGGCCGAGGCCCTGCGGGACATGCTGCCGAAGAAGGAGCCAGCGCCCGCGGTGCCGGCGCCGCAGCCGGTGGCTCCGCCCGCGGCGCCGCTGCCCAGCCGCCCCGTGGTGGCGTGA